The Rickettsiales bacterium genome has a segment encoding these proteins:
- a CDS encoding type IV secretion system protein — MERLGRQAAKLAFPLVLIMVLLTGFLITAGGALACDNDGDVKNANNDCRCMSYIEGKLTAASVKAATITQGNGYDIVNGVFEAVNVVMRNMSQLFYTTIVQNPSFQHAVSAVAILYIAVYGAMIMYGLAPFRPNEVSMRLMKLGILWGMVGAGGWTFFSQWIGDPAIAIINQLITLFSQAGGSNITPNLTTNSELSPVSINLLVGSMNMVFSMRFCIAIIAMMFTGAFGWFFALMIIWGIVEFLLMIIGAIITYVKAIVALSFLFALAPIFFAFILFEHSKKIFMQYANTIGGYFIQPILLFGFIGFYASVLTSVLADILFSSDYCKLRWFSIGFIDIDWWRPIQIDPNSTKCLAHCGGGFWIGNPTISVMNIFYFLLLTHMGKNLAKFIESMTSDITQGYGGAGVVRGSAVQQFLQNHIPGVKGRSPTELIGEGVGRIKHNIQAGIAARKPVGGGTPSGGGGGDGGSGTGAGGGGGGNTPFAGGSGQGSGAGGTGTYGAGTSATTGPGTGAGARKATPEELARMGLSPSQGRGAVILGEGGEGGTGQNTGSASNGGTTVGSRPPTGTVSGHGTLNISAGVKYIDASGKEHVTTGGIHINSGGMLNNSGLSDAMALDLAGTAVNYAQNAVSNAQNDPNLSAAQKSNLNAQQGNLNAQQQNIDKARNTAQSGGGNTGGGGGGGPKPGGSGTPPKPTGGGK; from the coding sequence ATGGAGAGGTTAGGAAGGCAGGCTGCAAAGCTGGCATTCCCGCTCGTGCTCATAATGGTGCTGCTTACCGGCTTTCTCATAACGGCAGGCGGAGCTTTGGCATGTGACAATGACGGCGATGTGAAGAACGCCAATAATGATTGCCGTTGCATGAGCTATATTGAAGGTAAGCTGACGGCGGCAAGCGTGAAGGCAGCCACAATCACGCAAGGCAACGGCTATGACATCGTAAACGGTGTGTTTGAAGCGGTGAATGTGGTCATGCGCAACATGTCGCAACTGTTTTATACCACGATTGTTCAGAATCCCTCTTTCCAGCACGCTGTAAGCGCAGTCGCCATATTATATATTGCGGTGTACGGTGCCATGATAATGTACGGTCTTGCGCCGTTCAGGCCTAATGAAGTGTCCATGCGCCTGATGAAACTGGGCATATTATGGGGAATGGTAGGCGCAGGCGGTTGGACATTCTTCAGCCAGTGGATCGGCGATCCGGCCATCGCCATCATCAACCAGCTTATCACGCTTTTCTCTCAGGCAGGCGGCAGCAACATCACGCCGAATCTCACCACGAACAGCGAGCTAAGTCCCGTCAGTATCAACCTGCTGGTCGGCTCGATGAACATGGTCTTTTCCATGCGTTTCTGTATTGCCATCATCGCAATGATGTTTACCGGCGCATTCGGGTGGTTTTTCGCGCTCATGATCATATGGGGTATCGTCGAGTTCCTGCTGATGATTATCGGTGCGATCATAACCTATGTAAAAGCCATTGTAGCGCTGTCGTTCCTGTTTGCACTCGCCCCTATTTTCTTTGCCTTCATATTGTTTGAGCACAGCAAGAAAATATTCATGCAATACGCCAATACCATAGGAGGATATTTCATACAGCCTATCCTGCTGTTTGGCTTTATCGGGTTCTATGCGAGCGTTCTGACCAGCGTGCTTGCGGATATCCTGTTCAGTTCCGATTATTGCAAGCTGCGCTGGTTCTCCATAGGTTTCATCGATATTGACTGGTGGCGTCCCATTCAGATTGATCCCAATAGCACCAAATGCCTTGCCCATTGCGGCGGTGGTTTCTGGATAGGCAATCCCACTATTTCCGTGATGAACATATTCTATTTCCTGTTGTTGACCCATATGGGTAAGAATCTGGCGAAATTCATTGAAAGCATGACGTCCGATATCACCCAAGGCTATGGCGGTGCTGGCGTTGTCAGGGGAAGTGCCGTTCAGCAATTCCTGCAGAACCATATCCCGGGTGTCAAAGGACGCAGTCCGACTGAGCTGATAGGAGAGGGCGTTGGCCGTATAAAGCATAATATTCAGGCAGGCATTGCAGCCAGGAAGCCGGTCGGCGGCGGCACTCCAAGTGGCGGCGGAGGTGGGGACGGAGGTTCAGGTACGGGCGCGGGTGGCGGCGGTGGTGGTAACACGCCGTTTGCCGGTGGCAGCGGTCAGGGAAGCGGTGCTGGTGGAACAGGCACATACGGTGCTGGCACAAGCGCAACAACGGGACCGGGGACCGGTGCAGGGGCCAGGAAAGCAACACCTGAAGAGCTCGCACGCATGGGGCTATCTCCTTCACAGGGACGGGGAGCGGTTATACTTGGTGAAGGTGGAGAGGGAGGCACCGGACAAAATACGGGCTCGGCTTCCAATGGGGGGACGACGGTTGGCAGCAGGCCGCCGACGGGTACGGTGAGTGGCCATGGAACACTGAATATCAGTGCGGGTGTCAAATATATAGATGCAAGCGGTAAAGAACATGTGACGACGGGAGGAATTCATATCAACAGCGGTGGCATGCTTAATAATAGCGGTCTCTCCGATGCAATGGCGCTTGATCTGGCAGGAACGGCAGTTAATTATGCTCAGAATGCGGTAAGCAACGCTCAGAACGACCCCAATCTGAGTGCTGCACAGAAGAGTAATCTGAACGCACAGCAAGGTAACTTAAACGCACAGCAGCAGAATATCGATAAAGCTAGGAATACTGCGCAATCAGGAGGCGGTAATACCGGAGGAGGTGGTGGCGGTGGACCAAAGCCCGGCGGTAGCGGTACTCCTCCCAAACCA